A genomic stretch from Georgenia muralis includes:
- a CDS encoding zinc-dependent alcohol dehydrogenase, with protein sequence MTTTDTTMRALVLEDFGDLVLVERPRPAPGPGEALVRVLATGICGSDLHGYTGENGRRVPGQVMGHETVGTVVTLGDAGRPGAGIEQSPVPLAEGDVVVLNPTLSCGGCERCARGMSYICADRRVVGVDPAISAAFADYFVVSVANLVPFGGETLHGALVEPLAVGYHAAVRGGVGAGDDVLVLGGGPIGQAAALACARLRAASVTVSEPAPERRELLGRLGVDVLDPGAVDVAVEVIERTGGLGASVVIDAVGSSATLGTALAATTAGGVCVLVGMAAPRVELDAFAVSTFERTIVGTFCYSAAEFAETARWAQDHPELLRALVSRTVRAEDGPAAFAAMAAGDNPAGKVLVTFA encoded by the coding sequence ATGACGACGACGGACACCACCATGCGCGCCCTGGTCCTGGAGGACTTCGGCGACCTCGTCCTCGTGGAGCGGCCACGTCCCGCACCAGGCCCCGGCGAGGCTCTCGTACGGGTCCTCGCCACCGGCATCTGCGGCTCCGACCTCCACGGGTACACCGGCGAGAACGGTCGGCGGGTGCCGGGGCAGGTCATGGGCCACGAGACGGTCGGCACGGTTGTGACGCTCGGTGACGCCGGACGGCCCGGTGCGGGGATCGAGCAGTCCCCCGTGCCCCTGGCCGAGGGAGACGTGGTGGTCCTCAACCCGACCCTCTCCTGCGGAGGGTGCGAACGGTGCGCCCGCGGGATGTCGTACATCTGCGCCGACCGCCGCGTCGTCGGGGTGGACCCGGCCATCTCCGCGGCGTTCGCCGACTACTTCGTCGTCTCGGTGGCCAACCTCGTGCCGTTCGGTGGGGAGACGCTGCACGGCGCGCTCGTCGAGCCGCTCGCCGTGGGCTACCACGCGGCGGTGCGCGGGGGAGTCGGGGCCGGTGACGACGTCCTCGTCCTCGGCGGCGGGCCCATCGGGCAGGCCGCGGCGCTGGCGTGCGCGCGACTCAGGGCTGCCTCCGTGACGGTCAGCGAGCCGGCTCCTGAGCGGCGTGAGCTGCTGGGCCGGCTCGGCGTGGACGTGCTCGACCCTGGCGCGGTGGACGTTGCCGTCGAGGTCATCGAGCGCACCGGCGGCCTGGGCGCGAGCGTCGTCATCGACGCCGTCGGCAGCTCCGCCACGCTCGGTACGGCGCTCGCCGCGACCACGGCGGGTGGGGTCTGCGTCCTCGTGGGGATGGCGGCCCCCCGGGTGGAGCTCGACGCGTTCGCCGTCTCCACCTTCGAGCGCACGATCGTCGGGACGTTCTGCTACTCGGCGGCCGAGTTCGCCGAGACGGCGCGGTGGGCCCAGGACCACCCCGAGCTCCTCCGGGCGCTCGTGTCCCGGACCGTCCGCGCGGAGGACGGCCCGGCCGCCTTTGCCGCGATGGCGGCGGGCGACAACCCGGCCGGAAAGGTGCTGGTCACCTTCGCCTGA
- a CDS encoding fumarylacetoacetate hydrolase family protein, with amino-acid sequence MKLMRVGAFGAERPVVEHDGVTYDLRPLTDDVDGAFLAADGIARTRTALAAGSLPRTDVAGERVGAPVARPQAVWCIGMNYAAHAAESGATPPEVPVLFFKTPNTVVGPYDEVLVPRGSEKTDWEVELAVVIGRRARYLHSPEEAAAHIAGYTISNDVSERAFQLEISGGQWSKGKCAETFNPLGPALVPADELDVSDVRLTSSVNGEPRQDSTTADLIFSVPYLVWHLSQVAVLEPGDVINTGTPQGVAISGRFPYLRAGDVVELAIEGIGTQRQVLAQA; translated from the coding sequence ATGAAGCTCATGCGAGTCGGCGCGTTCGGCGCCGAGCGACCGGTCGTCGAGCACGACGGCGTCACCTACGACCTCCGGCCCCTGACGGACGACGTCGACGGCGCCTTCCTGGCCGCCGACGGCATCGCTCGTACCCGTACGGCGCTGGCCGCCGGGTCGCTCCCACGCACCGACGTCGCCGGCGAGCGCGTGGGTGCCCCGGTGGCGCGCCCGCAGGCGGTGTGGTGCATCGGCATGAACTACGCCGCGCACGCCGCCGAGTCCGGGGCGACGCCCCCGGAGGTCCCGGTGCTGTTCTTCAAGACCCCCAATACGGTGGTGGGCCCCTACGACGAGGTGCTCGTGCCGCGCGGGTCGGAGAAGACCGACTGGGAGGTCGAGCTCGCCGTCGTCATCGGCCGCCGCGCGCGCTACCTCCACTCGCCGGAGGAGGCTGCCGCCCACATCGCCGGCTACACCATCTCCAACGACGTCTCCGAACGTGCCTTCCAGCTGGAGATCTCCGGGGGTCAGTGGTCCAAGGGCAAGTGCGCCGAGACCTTCAACCCCCTCGGGCCGGCGCTCGTCCCGGCCGACGAGCTCGACGTCTCCGACGTCCGGCTGACCTCGTCCGTCAACGGCGAGCCCCGTCAGGACTCGACGACGGCGGACCTCATCTTCTCGGTGCCCTACCTCGTGTGGCACCTCAGTCAGGTAGCGGTGCTGGAGCCGGGTGACGTCATCAACACCGGGACCCCGCAGGGGGTCGCGATCTCGGGGCGGTTCCCCTACCTGCGCGCCGGCGACGTCGTCGAGCTCGCCATCGAGGGCATCGGTACGCAGCGTCAGGTGCTCGCGCAGGCCTGA
- a CDS encoding amidohydrolase family protein, producing MSTVPGREEAPVIVDAHVHAWDRWPYDAAVPDPATRGSAAALLHEMDAAGVERALVVCAAIGGEDPRTANPANNADVARAVAAHPDRLTALVDVDSRWSGTYHRPGAADRLERVLAETGASGVSHYLADEVDGWFEEPEGRAFLARAAAAGVPLSLHARPAWFAALGRALRAVPGLVVLLHHQGHVVPGSPTYERDLVALTDLAAVPGVAVKVSGFHYLADRPWAYPYPETHAVLHALLAAFGTHRLLWGSDFPVSRPHVTYRQSLELVRELTGGDADVLGGTALRLVEPARRPIIPARPDNG from the coding sequence ATGTCCACCGTGCCCGGCCGGGAGGAGGCCCCCGTGATCGTCGACGCCCACGTCCACGCGTGGGACCGCTGGCCCTACGACGCCGCGGTCCCCGACCCCGCCACCCGCGGCAGCGCCGCAGCGCTGCTGCACGAGATGGACGCCGCCGGGGTCGAGCGTGCCCTCGTCGTCTGCGCCGCGATCGGCGGGGAGGACCCGCGCACGGCCAACCCGGCGAACAACGCCGACGTCGCCCGTGCCGTCGCCGCCCACCCGGACCGGCTCACGGCCCTGGTCGACGTCGACTCGCGCTGGTCCGGCACCTACCACCGCCCCGGGGCGGCCGACCGGCTCGAGCGCGTCCTCGCCGAGACGGGGGCCTCGGGTGTGAGCCACTACCTCGCCGACGAGGTCGACGGCTGGTTCGAGGAGCCGGAGGGCCGGGCCTTCCTCGCCCGGGCCGCGGCCGCCGGCGTGCCGCTGAGCCTGCACGCCCGGCCGGCGTGGTTCGCGGCGCTGGGCCGGGCGCTGCGGGCCGTTCCCGGCCTCGTCGTCCTGCTCCACCACCAGGGTCACGTCGTCCCGGGCTCACCGACGTACGAGCGTGACCTCGTCGCTCTCACCGATCTCGCGGCCGTTCCGGGCGTGGCGGTCAAGGTCTCGGGGTTCCACTACCTCGCCGACCGGCCCTGGGCCTACCCCTACCCCGAGACCCATGCGGTGCTGCATGCGCTGCTCGCGGCGTTCGGGACGCACCGCCTGCTCTGGGGCTCGGACTTTCCCGTCTCGCGTCCGCACGTGACCTACCGGCAGTCGCTCGAGCTCGTCCGCGAGCTCACCGGCGGCGACGCCGACGTCCTCGGTGGCACCGCTCTGCGGCTCGTCGAGCCGGCCCGCCGTCCGATCATCCCTGCCCGGCCCGACAACGGCTGA
- a CDS encoding IclR family transcriptional regulator, translating to MSDESSPRFAAPAAVRALRVLELLADAGESLTLTEVAARLGLPKSSVHHVISALVELGWVERDPQTLRLTLGLRAWEVGQAYDLAQTLSQRARPFMDRVRDEIGETVRLAVRSGSDQVCIAKALGPHTLVFDQRVGARLPCHATGLGKALLTGLPDDAVEALYPDGLERFTETTLPDVPTLEQHLSEARERGYAEDDGEYILGIRCVAVPVRSRLGEVVAALSVSGPSRRFDDAHIAECRAALQNAAAALGARLGEETELS from the coding sequence ATGTCCGACGAGTCGTCCCCGCGCTTCGCCGCGCCCGCGGCGGTGCGCGCGCTGCGCGTCCTCGAGCTCCTCGCCGACGCGGGCGAGTCGCTCACCCTGACCGAGGTGGCCGCCCGGCTCGGCCTGCCCAAGTCGAGCGTGCACCACGTCATCTCGGCGCTCGTCGAGCTGGGCTGGGTCGAGCGCGACCCGCAGACCCTGCGCCTGACGCTCGGGCTGCGCGCCTGGGAGGTGGGCCAGGCGTACGACCTCGCCCAGACCCTGAGCCAGCGGGCTCGGCCCTTCATGGACCGGGTGCGCGACGAGATCGGTGAGACCGTGCGCCTGGCCGTGCGCTCGGGCAGCGACCAGGTGTGCATCGCCAAGGCCCTCGGCCCGCACACGCTCGTCTTCGACCAGCGGGTCGGCGCGCGACTGCCCTGCCACGCCACGGGCCTGGGCAAGGCGCTGCTGACCGGCCTGCCCGACGACGCCGTCGAGGCCCTCTACCCCGACGGCCTCGAGCGGTTCACCGAGACGACCCTGCCCGACGTCCCGACCCTCGAGCAGCACCTGTCCGAGGCCCGCGAGCGCGGCTACGCCGAGGACGACGGGGAGTACATCCTCGGGATCCGGTGCGTGGCGGTGCCGGTGCGCTCACGTCTCGGCGAGGTGGTGGCGGCCCTGTCGGTCTCGGGACCCTCCCGGCGCTTCGACGACGCCCACATCGCCGAGTGCCGCGCAGCCCTGCAGAACGCCGCCGCGGCGCTCGGCGCCCGACTCGGTGAGGAGACCGAGCTGTCGTGA
- a CDS encoding enolase C-terminal domain-like protein: protein MSLRITDVMVRTAPFSAGTWLDESRISTPMSPYPAFAERRSSWRGPGSDLVWLYLGTDDPEVFGIGQTRGGTAVEAVVDHLVTLLPRTGTGPAAAAEQLRRAAEPYAAGGAAAMAVSAVELALWDLQARSLGAPLHRLLGGRSGPLPYYVTAPHPDTLAEVDADLLAGTRYVKVPMAYGPADGPAHLRDNLDRLAEVRRLVPGHIPLAVDCFMSWDVPYVLRFAAEAAGLGLGWVEEPLARDDLAGHAELRARLGPVGVAAGEHAFGLTEGLALLEGRCVDVLQSDVTWCGGLSVARTLGEVAVRRGVTFAPHNAAMHPWALHLLSALGPNVLTEVLVGAGAPAVVPTVTDVPGAGTDKRAAGFG, encoded by the coding sequence ATGAGCCTGCGCATCACCGACGTCATGGTGCGCACCGCACCGTTCTCGGCGGGCACGTGGCTGGACGAGAGCCGGATCTCCACCCCGATGTCCCCCTACCCCGCGTTCGCCGAGCGCCGCTCCAGCTGGCGCGGGCCGGGCAGCGACCTCGTCTGGCTCTACCTCGGCACCGACGACCCGGAGGTGTTCGGCATCGGGCAGACCCGCGGCGGCACGGCCGTCGAGGCCGTCGTGGACCACCTGGTCACCCTCCTGCCCCGCACCGGCACGGGCCCCGCCGCGGCGGCCGAGCAGCTGCGCCGCGCGGCCGAGCCCTACGCCGCCGGCGGAGCCGCGGCCATGGCCGTCTCCGCCGTCGAGCTCGCCCTGTGGGACCTCCAGGCGCGGTCGCTGGGAGCGCCCCTCCACCGCCTCCTCGGCGGCCGGTCCGGCCCGTTGCCGTACTACGTCACCGCCCCGCATCCCGACACCCTCGCCGAGGTCGACGCCGACCTGCTCGCCGGCACCCGGTACGTCAAGGTGCCCATGGCGTACGGTCCCGCCGACGGCCCCGCGCACCTGCGGGACAACCTCGATCGGCTCGCCGAGGTGCGCCGCCTCGTCCCCGGGCACATCCCGCTGGCGGTCGACTGCTTCATGTCGTGGGACGTGCCCTACGTCCTGCGGTTCGCCGCGGAGGCCGCCGGGCTGGGGCTCGGCTGGGTCGAGGAGCCGCTCGCCCGGGACGACCTCGCCGGGCACGCGGAGCTGCGCGCCCGCCTCGGCCCGGTGGGCGTGGCCGCCGGGGAGCACGCCTTCGGTCTGACGGAGGGGCTGGCCCTCCTCGAGGGCCGCTGCGTGGACGTGCTGCAGAGCGACGTCACCTGGTGCGGCGGCCTCAGCGTCGCACGGACGCTCGGGGAGGTGGCCGTGCGCCGCGGGGTGACGTTCGCCCCGCACAACGCCGCGATGCACCCGTGGGCGCTGCACCTGCTCTCCGCCCTGGGGCCGAACGTCCTCACCGAGGTGCTCGTGGGAGCCGGCGCGCCGGCGGTCGTGCCGACCGTGACCGACGTCCCCGGCGCCGGGACCGACAAGCGTGCGGCGGGCTTCGGATGA
- a CDS encoding Gfo/Idh/MocA family protein, whose product MTAPVRLAVVGAGWWAGTHHLPALLAHPDARVVAVCDPVPERAAALAGPAGARTFTTLAEAVEAGGLDAVVVATPSAAHHAAAATALDAGLHTFVEKPMTLTRADAVDLLRRAEAAAVHLSVGYTHQFEPGAFFAREAVRTQIGRLVQVTVEFASRAGALYAAAETEHPARTVAGQHPEAYSAANGGGQAHTQLTHALGMLCWVTGDEVAQVCAFTEHQGLSVDVDDVAAFRLRGGATGVAVSSGATGAHLPARQHLRYLGTDGVVEQDLHRARVTLHRADGSQVVREPGQHEPAYRAGEPVRAFVDLVLGRGENLGPGGDAAAAVAATEALLVAARTSTMTEVASVR is encoded by the coding sequence ATGACCGCGCCGGTGCGGCTGGCCGTCGTCGGCGCGGGCTGGTGGGCCGGAACCCACCACCTCCCCGCCCTCCTCGCGCACCCGGACGCGCGCGTCGTCGCCGTGTGCGACCCGGTGCCGGAACGGGCCGCGGCGCTCGCCGGCCCCGCCGGCGCCCGGACGTTCACCACGCTCGCCGAGGCCGTGGAGGCGGGCGGGCTCGACGCCGTCGTCGTCGCCACCCCGAGCGCCGCGCACCACGCGGCCGCGGCCACCGCCCTCGACGCCGGCCTGCACACGTTCGTCGAGAAGCCGATGACCCTCACCCGGGCCGATGCCGTGGACCTGCTGCGGCGCGCCGAGGCCGCGGCGGTCCACCTGAGCGTGGGCTACACCCACCAGTTCGAGCCCGGCGCGTTCTTCGCCCGGGAGGCGGTCCGCACGCAGATCGGGCGACTGGTCCAGGTGACCGTGGAGTTCGCCTCCCGGGCCGGCGCGCTCTACGCCGCGGCCGAGACGGAGCACCCTGCCCGGACCGTCGCCGGCCAGCACCCGGAGGCCTACTCCGCGGCGAACGGCGGGGGGCAGGCACACACCCAGCTCACCCACGCGCTCGGCATGCTGTGCTGGGTGACGGGCGACGAGGTGGCCCAGGTGTGCGCGTTCACCGAGCACCAGGGGCTCTCGGTCGACGTCGACGACGTCGCCGCCTTCCGGCTGCGCGGCGGCGCCACCGGCGTCGCCGTCTCCTCCGGGGCGACGGGTGCGCACCTGCCCGCCCGCCAGCACCTGCGCTACCTCGGCACCGACGGCGTGGTGGAGCAGGACCTCCACCGCGCGAGGGTCACCCTGCACCGGGCTGACGGCAGCCAGGTGGTGCGCGAGCCGGGCCAGCACGAGCCCGCCTACCGCGCGGGCGAGCCGGTCCGGGCGTTCGTCGACCTGGTCCTGGGCCGCGGGGAGAACCTCGGTCCGGGCGGTGACGCGGCGGCCGCGGTCGCCGCCACCGAGGCCCTGCTCGTCGCCGCGCGTACCAGCACGATGACCGAGGTCGCCTCGGTCCGCTGA